TCAACGATGCGCACATCCTCGCGAAGAAGTTCGGAGAGGAACCCTTCCAGGATTTCAAAATTGGCCTTGCTGCGCAGAAGGCGTTTCAAGGCCCAGTCGAAGCTGATCAACCGCCGTTGTTTCACTCTTATTGGTCCTACGTTCTGAAAGGCAACCTGGATTTCTCTGGAAATTTCCGACAAGGTACCGCTAACCTGGGATTGTCCAGGATTTCAGCCTTGCAGTCCACTGAAATTTGTCAAGTTTGGCTCCCAATGATGTCCTTGACTGTAACTCCCCAGACTCCTTTTTTCTTTCAATAATTGAACCCAGAGGGTACCTGGGCAGTTACTGATTTTTTGTCACTGCCCAGGTACCCGGTTCGGGATCATTGAATGTGATGAAGCGGAATCATCGTCCCAGGATCGACCGCAGTCCTTCCAGGTTGTCCTGAAAACGAGCGCGATCTTTCATCATTTCCGACAATGCGGCCCCGTCCGCGCCCAAGGCATGGCGATCGACATCGTCGCGGAACGCCTTCGTATCCCTCGTCCGCTCTTTTTGTCCCCCCCCGGCAGCCTCGCGAGCCCCACCTTCGCCATGGCTGCCGCCCACCCCCGCTTTACGCGGCAACCCATTCTTTTCCGCCATGGCCGGTCCCACTTCGAATCCTTCCAATACCCGCCCCAGCCCCCCCTCGTAACGTTGTCCGGCCCAGAGTGTCATCCAGAGTCCACGATACGGCAACCGCACCGCGACCGCTCCCCGCGGTACATGTTCCCCCTCAAGCAAAATTCCATCGGGAACATGTTCCGCGTTCGCCATGGCCGAAACGCCGTTCATCCAAACCGCCGGAGGTCCCGCCGAACGAAGCAAGACCCCTTCCACCGATACCCGCTCCGTCCGTAATCGATCCTCCCGCCGCGACGCGCCGTCCGACACCCGCTCCAGCGCCAAAACCCGGCGTCGGGCACGATCAAGGAAGATTCGTTCCCGGGAGGTCGTAAACAACCGCCCCAGAGAAACCGATTCCCGGTCGCGTCGCTCCTCCCCGCCCAGGATCGTCCCGTCACCGAAGGACACCAACGGAAGGAAAACGGCCACACACCCGACGATCAACACACCCCACCCCGGCCCACGCATCAGAAACCTCCCCCCCAATCGGAGGAGGCCCCCTTGATCGTAAACCAGATCAGTTGGCAACGGGCGGAAAGATTGGCGACCCGACCATTCATGTCCAAAGGTTGTCCCTTGTTTTTTCGCTCCAGGCTGCATTCGTTGACATGGAACAGTCCTGGGGATTCGTCATCGAGTCCGGCAATCAGATCGATCATTTCGCCTTCATGAATCAACCCCATGTCGAGCGACATGACGCTGCCGACAAGATCGGCTCCGACAAGTTTGCCAAACCGCGGCAGGGAGAAGGGGATCGGCGGGGCGATGGAATAGCGCAATTGGATCAACCGACGCGCCCTGGCCTGATGCGCCAGAGCCCTGGCCCAGGCGGCGCGATCCTCGCCGCCGATGATCCCTTGCTTTTTGTAGGCCTCGAACCGGGGATGATCGGCGGCAATCGATGCGACCTCCGTCGCGGCGCTGTCATGGCGATGGTTCATTTCCCGAAGCGCTCGTTCCTGTCGCTGCAATTCCTTGAGTTGTGTCTCCGAAAACCATCCCGATCCCCACAGGCTTGCCTGACACAGCATTGCCGCCCCCAGGGTCCCCAGGACGGAAAACCGGATCGCCCTCCAGTCAATCCTCATGGACAGCCTCCTCCCGGCGAAAAACAACGCCAAGGGTAAAAAAGACCGCCCGCGCCTCCTCTTTTCCCGGACCCGACAGATCTCCCGACAACACCGTCACCGGTTCCCTGGCGCCCGGCAATTCGATCGAATCCACCCGCACGACTTCCGGATCGCCCTTCATCGCCGCGATCAAACGCCGAATCTGATCGTGTCCCAGGGCGACATCGCCGTCGATTTTTTCGATCTCCCCCTTGAACTCCATGAGTTCCAGATGATCCCCGGGAGAAAAAGAGGACCCAGGCGTGGCATGTTCCGACCCGGCCCGCGTCCCCTGTTTTCCGGCATCAGGCCCTCCCACCCCCCGAGGCCCCGACCGGGAACCATGCAGCGCCGTCACCGCCGGATGCAGCGGCCCCTTCCAGGTCAGGGCATCCAGACGTAACGCCGAAAAGGGAAGCAACCAACGACTCAAGGAGGTCATCGCCCGGAACGGCCCCTTCCCCGTCTTCGCGACCAGGTCCACCATGCGCACGACCCGCCGCATGGTGGCCGGATCGATGCCGACCGGCAAACGACTGCCGATCACGGCACGATATCGTGTTTCGATCGCTTGCACCTGAAGCCCCTTCTCCCGCCCGAGGACACGATCGGAAAATCCCTGGTACAGATTCATCCCTCCCCCGAGAATCGCCGTGACGGACAAAATGGCACTTGCGGCATGCAACAGCTTTTTCACCAACCCTGTATGATAATCCATGGTCATGCCGGCATCGGCGTAATGATTTTCCGGACGGCGGCGACCGAGAATCTGGATGAAAAGGGAATCGGAAAAGGGAGTGGTGATCGGTCGTCCGATGCCCAGAAGACGCGCCACATCCCGCACCCGGCGCATGTCGAAGGTCATCCCCGCCCCCTCGGGACACAGGGGACGGACATGATCGAGCATTTCGGAACTGGTGATCAGGACCACCCGGATGGGACATTCCCTGGGGACCAGGCGCAGCGACTGGAGATACCCCCTGGTCCGCTCCAGTTCGGCGATGAAGGATCGGGCATAATTTTCAGGGTCCGGCGCCGGAACCGGCGCCATGCGGCTCATCCGGAGATGATTTCCGGAGTAGAATGAAAATCTCAATCCGCTGGTGCTTTGCCAACTGACCATCAAGGTGGCTTTGGATGTCGCGCCAAGAGCGGTCAGCAACCTTCGCCCCACCATGGGCAGGGAATGAATTCCCGCCAGAGGCAAACGCCGCTCCCCGAGCGCCCGCACCCATGGCAGCACCAGATCGGGATCGGTAATCCCCGACAGAAGCGTCCGATCGTCCCGGCGTCCCTTCCCCTTTTCCCGTTCCTGAATACGCAGGTGGCGAAACGGGGTGTTGGGAAAAGCCTTTTGCAGCCGTCGCGCCACCAGCGACCGTCGATCGGGTCCCAGGACATGCGGCTGGGTTTCGGTCATGAACTCCTCCTCCACCAGATCCACCAGGAGATACGACGGAATCCCACGCCGCTCCGCCAATGCCGCGACCAAAGCGGCCCGCCCCTCGATCGTCGCCGGAAAACGACGCGGCGCTCCCGAAACCTCGCCCCGTTTCCACGGATAGACCGTCAGGAGGTCCCGGGTCAGAAACAGAAGGTTTTTCTCGAACATTATCGTCCAACCCGGCCCATGATGTCATAAATCGGCCCCAGGACCGACAGAATGATCCAGGCCATCAGGCCCCCGAGGACGAGGGTCAATACCGGTTCGATCATCCCCTGGAGCCGTTCCACCCCATCCTTGACCTCGCGGTCATAGAAATAGCGGACATTTTTCAGGCTTTTGTCCAACCCTCCGGTCGCCTCGCCCACGGCGATCATCCGCAACACCAGGGGGGGAAAGATCAAGGATCGCCTGAAACTGGAAGCGATGGTCTCCCCCTGACCGATCCGCTGCCCCACCTCGGCCAGGACCTGGCCCACCACCCGGTTGCCCACCACCCTTTCGCTGATCGCCAGGCATTCCAACACCGTAATCCCCGCCGCGTACATCATCGCAAAGACCCCGGCAAACCGCGCCATGATGATTTTCTTCGTGATCGGCCCCAACAACCAGAACCGCAGTTTGAGCCAGTCCAGGGCATAGGCCATCATGGGGCTGACCCGGATCAGAAAAAAAATCGCTACCGCCAGACCCATCGGCACCCCGATGAGAAACGGCCACCGCGTGACGATCAGATCGGAGGTTTCGATAAGCAATCGGGTATGGAACGGCAAATCCATCCCCATCATCTTGATGAACGAGACCAGCCGCGGTACCAGAAAGGTCATCATGAACCCAAACACCCCGGTGACAATGACCAGGACGAACAGCGGATACATCAACATTTTTTTTGTCCTGGCCGCCAGTTCGTCCTGCCATTTGAGGGTTTCGGCAAGATTGGCGAAGATTTCCTGAAGATTGCCCGTCCGTTCCCCCGCCTGGATCAAGGCGATGAACACCTCGTCGAACACCCGGCCAAAACGGCGCATGCTCTCGGACAACCGCGACCCCGCCGCCACATCCTCGACGAGGCCCGCGAGCATCCCCTGCACCGCCGGATTGTCGCTCGAATCGCGCAGGTCCCCGAGACCCTCGATCAGGGGCACCCCCGCCCCCATCACCTGTTCCAGATGAAAACAGAACGTGATCATCTCCTGACGGGAGATCCGCCCCCGTCCCCCCACCACCGTCGTCCCCGACAATTCCGTAAACCCGATCAGGTCAAGCCCAATCCGCGACAATCGGTGCTCCAGGTCGTCCACATTGCCAGCCTCCATCCGGCTTCGAAC
The sequence above is a segment of the Magnetococcales bacterium genome. Coding sequences within it:
- a CDS encoding type II secretion system F family protein, with amino-acid sequence MPGYRFKAMNARGRVVRSRMEAGNVDDLEHRLSRIGLDLIGFTELSGTTVVGGRGRISRQEMITFCFHLEQVMGAGVPLIEGLGDLRDSSDNPAVQGMLAGLVEDVAAGSRLSESMRRFGRVFDEVFIALIQAGERTGNLQEIFANLAETLKWQDELAARTKKMLMYPLFVLVIVTGVFGFMMTFLVPRLVSFIKMMGMDLPFHTRLLIETSDLIVTRWPFLIGVPMGLAVAIFFLIRVSPMMAYALDWLKLRFWLLGPITKKIIMARFAGVFAMMYAAGITVLECLAISERVVGNRVVGQVLAEVGQRIGQGETIASSFRRSLIFPPLVLRMIAVGEATGGLDKSLKNVRYFYDREVKDGVERLQGMIEPVLTLVLGGLMAWIILSVLGPIYDIMGRVGR